A stretch of DNA from Streptomyces spiramyceticus:
CCATCGACCGACCAGGTTTCGGCGCCCAGGTCGTGGACGATGCGTGCCCACAAGCCGGTTTCCTGGTGCACTTCATGCACGGCGGTTTCACGGGGCTGCTCGCCTTCTTCGACGTGGCCCTCGGGCTGCACCCATTGCGTCGGATCGCTCGTCGCTTCGACGAGCAGGTATTCGGCCGTGCGGCCCGCGCAGGCGGAACACGACGCCGTCGGCGTGGGTGCAGTTGCGGGCCTCGGTCGCGGTCGTGTCGGGGGCAACACTGCCGTCTTTGGCCGCGGCCGTGATGACGCACCAATAGGCATGGGTGGTCTGGTCAGAGTTCATTCCGGCTTCCCGCTCGTTTTGCGCGTCACGACATTCAAATATCGCCCTTTCAGATTTTCCTCTTTGATTGCGTTGCCCTGCTGCGTGAATCGATGCCAGCCAATGCTGCTATAGCGCAACGGCGTCGACGTTCGTTTGTCTCCGCCGTACGATGAAACACCCTCACTGCCGAAGACTTCGAGGCCGGTAACTTTTGCCAGCCGATAAGCGAAGGTATCCTCAACCGGTCCGGTCCATGTGGACGAACCGACATGCGTACCTTCTTTTCCGCCAGCGGTTCTGCACATCCCCAAGACAATCGTCGCGTCCTTTTCGAACACGATTGTCTTGTCATTGATCATTTTTTCCAAGTCTGATAGCTTGGCCGCACGCTTGGCGTCGAACGAGGCACCACCGGGCGGCTTGTCGGCGTATAGGCCGGCACCAGGCCCTTCACCGCCCAGCCCAAAGGGTGTGCCATGCGACAGGACCACGAGTTCCTTGATCGACCCAGCGTTCTTGAGTGCATCGAGTAGCGCTTTGCCGGAATCGACTTGCACGACATCATAGCCTTCGGCTTTCAGTGCGGCTTCAGACGCCTTGTACTCATTTTGCGACACACGATAAGCACTCCACAGCTTTTTATTTGCTTCGTATTTTTTCAAATCAGAGGAATATTTCCTTTCCGCATCTTCATACTTCTTCATGCTGTCTGCGAATGCTTTCTCAGCTTTGTTCTTATCTTGCTCGTATCTTGCCTTCTCTTTATCTGAAGCATTCTTTCCGGGGGCCTCGATCGTCGGCTTCTGGGGTTTTACGGGCTTCTTGGGTTGGGGGAGTTCCTTTTCCGTCGACTTGGATTCATTGTGCATGACAATGGCGATCCTTTTTCCGCTCTGGCCGTCAGGATCGACGAAGCCCGTCGGATTGCCGAAGCAGTATTGGTAGAGGTTGGGACCTTCCTCTTCGCCTGCCGGATCGCAGGCCGTCCATCGCCCGAGCCACGGCGCGTAGTAGCGTGTGCCGTGGTAGTAGAACCCAGCCTCCTCGTCCCGCTCCTTTCCCGTATATCGATAACGTTTCGCCGTTTCCATCTCGCTGCGCACTGCCTGATACGTCGAGCTGCCGTAGGGCGCATACTCCTCGTAAGAGATGATCTGCGCCTGCTCATCCAGCTCCAAGCTGGCTGAGCCGAGGTGATTCCCGAACTGGTAGCGAATCCGTTGTCGTGGCCCTTGGTCGTCGCCCGCAGAGTCGAGCGTGCGCGTCTCCACCAGGGCGATGCGCTGCTTGTCGTGCATCACGTGCAGCGTCTCGCGCTCTAGCGTGGCCGTGTTCGCGCCGATTGGGCCGCCGTGCCTACGGAAAATCTCGAAGCCGTCGAGGTAGATGCGCTCCTCGGTGAGCCCTGGCGCCTTCTCCCAGACCTTGCGCACGCGCTGGCCTGAGGCGTCGTAAACATAGAAGGCCGCGCCACCGCCGCCCTTGTCGACCTGGCGCAACTGGTCCTTGTAGTCCCAGTGCATGTTCGGCCCAGCACCGCCGCCGCCCAGGTGCGGCATGCGCAGCATGTTGCCGTGGGCGTCGTGCAGGTAGGTGTGGGTTGCGGCTGCAACGCCACTGCCCACCTGTGTGCCGCTCAGACGGTTGTTCCGCTTGCCCGGCTCGGTCAGGCTGGTTGCCGCGTAGGTGTAGGCGCGCGTCCAGCCCGGATGCACCGGGTCGCTGCCGCGGTGCTGCATCTGCAGGAAGTTGCCGACGGCGTCATACACATAGCGCTCGGTGTAGGTGCCCATGGCGTTGCCGTCGCCTGGGTGGTCGAGTCGTGTGTGAAAGGCATCGAACCCGTCCGGGGCGGTCGGCGACAAGCGTTCACCGCCAGCCGCCTGGCCCAAGTGCTCGCGACCGTCGGCCTGGATCAGCCGGTAGAGCGCGTCGTAGATGTAGATGTTGGTCGGCTCGACGCGCCGGTTACGGAAGTAGACGGTCTGCTGCGCGTCGTCGCGGATATGGATGATGTTGCCGGCTGGGTCGTAGGTGTAGTGCAGGTTCTGCAAGCCGCAGCCCCTGTCCGCGGGCGGCTGCTTGGGCGCGGCGATGGTGACCGGCGGTGGGTTCGGGTTATCGCAGTCGTCGGTGAAGGCCACGCCCTGGGCCGTCGCGGGGTCCACGCCCCGGCGCGTATACAGGTCTGTCAGGCGGAAGGTCTCGCGGTCGTAGGCGTAGGTCGTGCGGATGACCGTCGCGTCACGGGTCTTGTAGTCGACGACTGTGCGCTGGCCCTTGGCGTCGTATGCGATAGCAGCTAAGCCGACTGGCGACAGCGCGTCGACGGCCGGGTCGAGCGGGCCAGCTGGCTCGGCGGCTCGCTCCAGCCAGACGTCCACCCTCTCAAGCAGGTTGGCCTCGTTGAAGACAGGCTGGATGACGTTGAACTTGTTGGGGTGCCCGGGCCTGGTCAGGCTGCTGTGCGGCGCGATGGACTGGATGGGACGGTTGAGCGCGTCGTAGCGCGTGCTGCTCTCGAACTCCTCGGTGTCGAGTTGGGGGTTTAGAAGCCAGTCCGGGATGACGGTGTAGTCGCTGACCAGTTGCCGCCTGCGACGCAGCAGGTTGCCCTTGAAGTCGTAGGCCTCAGTCGGGTTGCCACTGGCATCGAACCCTGCGTTGGTGGCGATACCCGCGGAATCTGAGTGCCGGAGGATGCGGGTGCGCAAGTTGAGGCGCTGCGCCTCGGTCTCCTGGGCCGGCGTGGCGTTGAGGGGCGGCTCGCCGTATTCAATCTTGTCGACGAGGATGTCGCGGTTCAGCGTGCGCGGGTCGGAGTTGGTCTTGAGCGGATCGGCCTCGCTGAAGGTGCCCCGCAAGAACTGTTCTACCGGGCGACGCAGCGCGTCGTATTTGGTGGTGAAGTCGTGGCCGCGGCTGTCCCAGGCGCGGATGGGCTTGCCGGCCGCGTCGTTGAGCATCCAGCGCGCGCCGGCCTCCAAGCTGAGTTGGTGGATGCGGTTGCCGAGCATGTCGTATCGGTAGCGGATGACAATGCGGCCGAGCGGGTCGCCGGCCTGCTGGATGGCGTCGCGCACGGCGCGCTGGTTGCCTTCGATGTCCAGTTCGACGCGGGTGGCGAAGCTCTCTTCGGTGCCGTCGAGATCGTGTCCAGCGCAGACGACGCGGTTGCGCGCGACGGTTAGGAATGGGCGGCCCAAGGCGTCGAAATGAGCGGTGGTGGGCGTGTCGGCATGGGCTGCGGCACGCTCGGCGGCGTTGCGCTCGTCGGTGCCCAGTGCGTTGCCGATGCGCTGGGCGTGCCAGGTCAGCCAGGTCGTCGGCTGAGCCTTGAAGTACGCCTTGACGTAGCCGCCGATGTCGCGGTCGGTACGCGGGTCGCCGGTCTCGCGTGGTGGCGGATCGCCGAGTCTCTGAACCGGCGGCGCGCAGGTGTCGTTGACGTCGTACGTCGTCTGCTGCCAGGGGTCGAACACCGCCTTTTCGTACGTGTGGTTCGGGAGCAGCGTGGCGATGACGCGCTCGGCCGGGTCGTAGAACAGCACCGGGCTGACGCCGATTCGCACATCCAGCTCAAAACGGTGGGTGTCGGTGAAGAAGGGCTCGTACTGGCGGACCGGCTTACCTTTGTTGTTGAAGATGGTCCAGCCGCTGCCGACCCAGCGTGGTCTGGCGTCTGCCGCCGTCAACACGGGCTGGCCGTCGGCACCGACGATGATCTTGCCCGTCGCGTCGCGCTGCGGCACCGGACCAGGCTCGGCCTGGATCTTCTTCTGGATCTCGCGGCCAAAGCCATCGGAGTAGCTGAAGCTGAGCTGGATCTTCAAGCCCTGCGGCGGCAGCGGGAAGTTGAGATGGGTTTCACGGGCGAGCGTGGCGGCGCAGGCGGGCTGCCACTGCTCCGGGGTCTTGGGATTCGCCTGCCGCGTGCGCCGGAAGCGGTCGAGGTCGTAGACGATGCGCGTGGTGGCGCCATTGAGCAGCGCTGCCGCCCTTGTGTGTGGATCGGCGGCGTCGAAGAAACCATCGAGCTTGACTTGCGTGAGGTCGGTGACGAAGTCGGCGAGCGAGTCGCCTTCTGCAGGCGCGGGCAGCGGCTTGCCCATCACGGCGGTGCCGACCACCATGCCGAGCGTGTCGAAGGCGACTTCGGTCTGGTTGCGATTGGGGTCGCTGACCAGGCGCGGCTGCAGCACACGGTAGTCGTTGGCGTCCACCGTGACGCGGTTGCCGAGCGCATCGCTGGTTTCGACCATCAGCAGGTCGTGGGCGTCGAAGTCGACAAACGTGTTCAGACCGAAGGGATCGCGGTAACGGCGCGGCAGGTAGAAGTGCTGCCGGGAATGCGCCGATTCAGTGGCCGCGTTGTCGGCGGGACTCGAGCTGAAGAACGATTGCCCGGAGGGAATCCACCAGTGGTCGTCGGCGTCGCTCGCGGGGAAGCGGCCGTCGGCCTTGAGCATCTGGCTTTGCAGATAACCGCCCCGGCTCCCTGCTTGGCCGCCTAGCACGGCGGCCTGGTCGGGCAGCAGCGGCTCGGGGGCCTGGCCCTGGCGCGTACGCAGGAAGGCCTGGGCGAGCAAACCGGGGGTGAAGGCGAGCTTGTAGCTCTCGCCCGGCAGGGCGAGCGGTTGCAGGTCCCCGAGCGGCAGCAGGCCGGTCAAATCGTCGCGGCGGTAGAGCGTGCGCAGCAACT
This window harbors:
- a CDS encoding NUDIX hydrolase, which gives rise to MPIGASSRPRPKTAVLPPTRPRPRPATAPTPTASCSACAGRTAEYLLVEATSDPTQWVQPEGHVEEGEQPRETAVHEVHQETGLWARIVHDLGAETWSVDGAVITMHFVLMQAVERGLWKDKDRQHVGFRCRKSSPRRATSRRASCCRQRSSGGRYTSASPALVTFPTSA
- a CDS encoding SpvB/TcaC N-terminal domain-containing protein — its product is MALGPANLRGAQRDGQPKAASGEASFAVTAPSVTLPKGGGAIRGIGEKFAANPVTGTGSVSVPIATSPGRSGFGPQFSLSYDSGAGNGPFGFGWSLSLPSITRKSEKGLPQYLDAVDSDVFILSGAEDLVPVLRADGTRFRDDTTAPGFVIHRYRPRIEGLFARIERWSKIGSPGDVHWRSISKDNILTLYGYDANSRIADPLDASRIFSWLICESRDDKGNGIRYLYKNEDGTYQPRPGQADPFDRVHQRNRGLASDSRRTAQRYLQRVLYGNLRPLLDAEGRRPRYLSDLPDPPSDTDADWFFEVRFDYGELDEGNPTGQPEKSWIYRPDAFSSYRSGFEVRTCRRCERVLMLHHIPDQPAGLGRAAQPGYGGVVRSTEFTYDDEIDSGLVARPVYSFLKQVVQTGWKQEGGSTTRSSLPPVEFEYTEPLVQEVVEEVDPASLENMPIGLDGSTYRWTDLHGEGIPGILTEQAGAWFYKRNWSPIPQTQTDGGKAVKACFAPLEAVALKPNVSLNAGAEFMDLAGDGQPDVVVMEEQTPGLYEHDEAEGWQPFRPFTSRLNRDLRDPNLKFVDLDGDGHADVLITEDDALVWHTSLAEEGFGPARRVAQALDEEKGPRIVFADGAQSIFLADLSGDGLTDIVRIRNGEVCYWPNLGYGRFGAKVTMDGSPWFDNPDQFDHKRIRLADIDGSGTTDVIYVHRDGVRLYFNQSGNGWSQPQVLKVPPSIDDLTNIVPTDLLGNGTACLIWSSPLPGDARRPMRYVNLMGSRKPHLLVKTINNLGAETRVDYAPSTKFYLQDKQAGKPWIARLPFPVHVVERVETYDHISRNRFVTRYAYHHGHFDGEEREFRGFGMVEQWDTEQFAALADGAVPADNIDAASHVPPVHTKTWFHTGVYLGRQHVSDYFAGLLNATDQGEYFREPGLTDAQARAMLLPDTELPEGLTLEEEREACRVLKGSMLRQEVYADDADHPGATQEQIERARRPYTVTEQNLTIRLLQARGLNRHAVFITHACEALSYHYERDPIDPRIQHALTLEADDFGNVLKQAAIGYGRRASPLSEQWDRDRQTTPLLTYTENRVTNAIDSPDTHRNPLPCEATTFQLTGYLATGPAGRYRASDFVEPDPAGPGRLRHRFTAPEVPYEGTASGSQRRRPIELLRTLYRRDDLTGLLPLGDLQPLALPGESYKLAFTPGLLAQAFLRTRQGQAPEPLLPDQAAVLGGQAGSRGGYLQSQMLKADGRFPASDADDHWWIPSGQSFFSSSPADNAATESAHSRQHFYLPRRYRDPFGLNTFVDFDAHDLLMVETSDALGNRVTVDANDYRVLQPRLVSDPNRNQTEVAFDTLGMVVGTAVMGKPLPAPAEGDSLADFVTDLTQVKLDGFFDAADPHTRAAALLNGATTRIVYDLDRFRRTRQANPKTPEQWQPACAATLARETHLNFPLPPQGLKIQLSFSYSDGFGREIQKKIQAEPGPVPQRDATGKIIVGADGQPVLTAADARPRWVGSGWTIFNNKGKPVRQYEPFFTDTHRFELDVRIGVSPVLFYDPAERVIATLLPNHTYEKAVFDPWQQTTYDVNDTCAPPVQRLGDPPPRETGDPRTDRDIGGYVKAYFKAQPTTWLTWHAQRIGNALGTDERNAAERAAAHADTPTTAHFDALGRPFLTVARNRVVCAGHDLDGTEESFATRVELDIEGNQRAVRDAIQQAGDPLGRIVIRYRYDMLGNRIHQLSLEAGARWMLNDAAGKPIRAWDSRGHDFTTKYDALRRPVEQFLRGTFSEADPLKTNSDPRTLNRDILVDKIEYGEPPLNATPAQETEAQRLNLRTRILRHSDSAGIATNAGFDASGNPTEAYDFKGNLLRRRRQLVSDYTVIPDWLLNPQLDTEEFESSTRYDALNRPIQSIAPHSSLTRPGHPNKFNVIQPVFNEANLLERVDVWLERAAEPAGPLDPAVDALSPVGLAAIAYDAKGQRTVVDYKTRDATVIRTTYAYDRETFRLTDLYTRRGVDPATAQGVAFTDDCDNPNPPPVTIAAPKQPPADRGCGLQNLHYTYDPAGNIIHIRDDAQQTVYFRNRRVEPTNIYIYDALYRLIQADGREHLGQAAGGERLSPTAPDGFDAFHTRLDHPGDGNAMGTYTERYVYDAVGNFLQMQHRGSDPVHPGWTRAYTYAATSLTEPGKRNNRLSGTQVGSGVAAATHTYLHDAHGNMLRMPHLGGGGAGPNMHWDYKDQLRQVDKGGGGAAFYVYDASGQRVRKVWEKAPGLTEERIYLDGFEIFRRHGGPIGANTATLERETLHVMHDKQRIALVETRTLDSAGDDQGPRQRIRYQFGNHLGSASLELDEQAQIISYEEYAPYGSSTYQAVRSEMETAKRYRYTGKERDEEAGFYYHGTRYYAPWLGRWTACDPAGEEEGPNLYQYCFGNPTGFVDPDGQSGKRIAIVMHNESKSTEKELPQPKKPVKPQKPTIEAPGKNASDKEKARYEQDKNKAEKAFADSMKKYEDAERKYSSDLKKYEANKKLWSAYRVSQNEYKASEAALKAEGYDVVQVDSGKALLDALKNAGSIKELVVLSHGTPFGLGGEGPGAGLYADKPPGGASFDAKRAAKLSDLEKMINDKTIVFEKDATIVLGMCRTAGGKEGTHVGSSTWTGPVEDTFAYRLAKVTGLEVFGSEGVSSYGGDKRTSTPLRYSSIGWHRFTQQGNAIKEENLKGRYLNVVTRKTSGKPE